A region of Ferruginibacter albus DNA encodes the following proteins:
- a CDS encoding porin family protein, translated as MRKIFALTLIAISFASISFAQKDGTRFSGGVELGFPTGSFGDVSTFGIGASLQAEHFFQENVSGTVYFGFLDYFGKSISSSVKYKATTILPLRIGARYYIGDGLHLGAQLGVGFISSPFSSTTGFAYSPQIGYNFKTNKGKAVDLTFKYDGYAVSGGSLSALGIRAAYIF; from the coding sequence ATGAGAAAAATCTTCGCATTAACCCTTATTGCTATTTCTTTTGCATCCATCTCATTTGCTCAAAAAGACGGCACCCGTTTTAGCGGTGGTGTTGAATTAGGTTTCCCTACCGGGAGTTTTGGTGATGTTTCTACCTTTGGGATTGGAGCAAGTCTGCAGGCTGAACATTTTTTTCAGGAAAATGTTAGTGGTACAGTTTACTTTGGTTTCCTTGATTATTTTGGAAAATCAATTAGTTCAAGTGTAAAATATAAAGCAACTACTATTCTTCCGTTAAGAATTGGGGCTCGCTATTATATTGGTGATGGTTTACATTTGGGAGCTCAATTGGGTGTTGGTTTCATTAGCTCTCCATTTAGTTCTACAACAGGTTTTGCTTATTCTCCTCAAATTGGATATAATTTTAAAACCAATAAGGGGAAAGCAGTTGATTTAACGTTTAAGTACGACGGATATGCTGTTAGCGGCGGTTCGTTAAGCGCTTTGGGAATAAGAGCTGCATATATTTTTTAA
- a CDS encoding 4'-phosphopantetheinyl transferase family protein, with protein MPLVYQQNINDTTKLGIWHIAETEDFFLEQVPLQREISHWHKRLQHLAGRSLLKQLYPDFPYDLIRIADTRKPFLENEAYHFSISHCGDYAAVIVSKEERVGVDIELFNDKIGRIKDKFLSIEEQRLIEKIVNAQYSTLNIQLLCWSIKEAVYKWYGDGGVDFKEHIQITDILLDNKRGTAICRFLKNTDEQLKVQFVLFDEYSLSWLVQRF; from the coding sequence ATGCCGCTGGTTTATCAACAAAATATTAACGACACTACAAAACTTGGCATTTGGCATATTGCCGAAACTGAAGATTTCTTTTTAGAACAGGTTCCTTTGCAACGTGAGATATCTCATTGGCACAAGCGTTTACAACATTTAGCAGGCAGATCATTATTAAAACAATTATATCCTGATTTTCCTTACGACCTGATACGGATTGCAGATACACGAAAACCTTTTCTCGAAAATGAAGCGTATCATTTTTCCATTTCACATTGTGGCGATTATGCAGCAGTAATTGTAAGTAAAGAGGAAAGAGTAGGAGTGGATATTGAATTATTTAATGATAAGATCGGTAGAATAAAAGATAAATTTTTGAGTATTGAAGAGCAACGATTAATAGAAAAAATAGTTAATGCTCAATATTCAACACTCAATATACAACTGCTTTGCTGGAGCATCAAAGAAGCAGTTTATAAATGGTATGGAGATGGCGGTGTTGATTTTAAAGAGCATATTCAGATTACGGATATTTTATTAGATAACAAAAGAGGTACTGCCATATGCCGGTTTTTAAAAAATACCGATGAGCAGTTAAAGGTGCAATTTGTTTTGTTTGATGAATATAGTTTATCCTGGTTAGTTCAACGATTTTAA
- a CDS encoding outer membrane beta-barrel protein yields the protein MKKLILSLAVVAIATFSAKAQDSKKSDSKDLKFSVGVEAGVPVGDLGNISTFAIGGSVQGEYMVDPSIGVTLNAGYLNFMAKDGFPSSGLIPVLVGGRYYFNESWYGSVQVGMSFSTESGGGSAFTYAPGIGYKVSENFDILAKYQAASKDGGTSAFAGIRAAYSF from the coding sequence ATGAAAAAGTTAATTTTAAGTTTGGCAGTTGTAGCAATAGCTACTTTTTCTGCAAAAGCACAAGACAGCAAAAAATCAGATTCAAAAGATCTTAAATTCAGCGTAGGTGTTGAAGCCGGCGTTCCTGTTGGAGATTTAGGAAATATCTCAACTTTCGCAATAGGCGGTAGCGTTCAAGGTGAATATATGGTTGATCCATCAATCGGTGTAACATTAAACGCTGGTTATTTGAATTTCATGGCTAAAGACGGTTTCCCTTCTTCAGGTTTAATTCCTGTATTAGTAGGTGGTCGTTATTATTTTAACGAAAGCTGGTATGGTAGCGTACAAGTTGGTATGTCTTTCTCTACTGAAAGTGGTGGTGGAAGCGCATTCACTTATGCTCCTGGTATAGGCTACAAAGTGAGCGAAAACTTTGATATTTTAGCTAAATACCAAGCTGCTTCAAAAGATGGTGGTACTTCTGCTTTCGCAGGTATCAGAGCTGCTTATAGCTTCTAA
- a CDS encoding zinc-dependent peptidase, whose amino-acid sequence MPQENPIISYKIGDTTYALEPGYLPNGFDTLPLATQDQIRYAIDSIKQSRDLQQQQDASVSFAHFCWSAVFGALLIVVLTLALGKFFDRLQGILKQEFSWFFIVGLSLFIPAIYYDIQWLSSILLFLIIIALIIVVKKAGVRPEDTPTPYAIPPQEDYPQEQVLQYRGSELNFSHPQIHDTLTKRWNYYSTLTPFNQQRFVGRLQEFIAIKTFCIYDKNGFLEMPILISAAAIQLTFGLDEYLLKNFPVINIHPEEFIGVHPFIRFLEGNVSNGCINLSWKHFLLESSITDDGQNVGLHEMSHALYCECFADRGRADKLFQKTYEEFNTVGGKLFQTGKPNNENLFCDYAYKNIQEFWAVSIEIFFERSIDMQNKYPELYAALCDILNQNPANKIAILKSLN is encoded by the coding sequence ATGCCTCAGGAAAACCCTATAATCTCATACAAAATTGGCGACACTACATATGCGTTAGAACCGGGTTATTTACCCAACGGATTCGATACATTACCGCTTGCTACGCAGGATCAAATTCGGTATGCGATAGATAGCATTAAACAAAGCCGCGACCTTCAACAACAACAGGATGCAAGTGTTTCATTTGCACATTTTTGTTGGTCGGCAGTTTTTGGTGCTTTGTTGATCGTTGTGTTAACACTGGCATTAGGCAAATTCTTTGATCGCCTGCAAGGAATACTTAAACAAGAATTCAGCTGGTTCTTCATTGTAGGGCTGTCATTATTTATCCCTGCCATTTATTATGATATACAATGGCTTTCATCCATTCTACTTTTTCTAATCATTATAGCATTAATAATAGTTGTAAAAAAAGCAGGCGTACGTCCTGAAGATACTCCAACTCCTTACGCTATTCCACCGCAGGAAGACTATCCGCAGGAACAGGTGTTGCAATACAGAGGCAGTGAATTAAATTTTTCGCATCCTCAAATACATGATACGCTTACCAAAAGGTGGAACTATTATTCCACGCTCACTCCATTTAACCAACAAAGATTCGTAGGGCGCTTACAAGAATTTATTGCCATTAAAACTTTTTGCATTTATGATAAAAACGGCTTCCTGGAAATGCCCATTCTTATCAGCGCTGCTGCTATTCAACTAACTTTTGGGCTGGATGAATACCTATTAAAAAATTTTCCGGTTATCAATATTCATCCCGAAGAATTTATTGGCGTACATCCGTTCATTCGTTTTTTAGAGGGGAACGTTTCAAACGGTTGCATCAATCTTTCATGGAAACATTTCTTACTGGAGAGCAGCATTACTGATGATGGCCAAAATGTGGGCTTACACGAAATGTCGCATGCTTTGTATTGCGAATGTTTTGCAGATAGAGGAAGGGCAGACAAGCTTTTTCAAAAAACTTATGAAGAGTTCAATACAGTTGGCGGCAAATTATTTCAAACCGGGAAGCCAAATAATGAAAATTTGTTTTGCGATTATGCTTATAAAAATATCCAGGAATTTTGGGCAGTGAGTATCGAAATATTTTTTGAACGCTCAATAGATATGCAAAATAAATATCCCGAATTATATGCAGCACTTTGTGATATTTTAAATCAAAACCCGGCTAATAAAATTGCTATTTTAAAATCGTTGAACTAA
- the dcd gene encoding dCTP deaminase, which translates to MILSDKRILEEIEKGTIKIEPYNREKLGSNSYDVHLSKNLARYINKELDAKKHNEIDHFEIPDEGFVLQPHEFYLGVTEEYTETHAHVPFLEGKSSTGRLGIDIHATAGKGDVGFCGNWTLEISVKQPVRVYKGMPIGQLIYFPVDGEIEVKYNQKKNAKYSGQPNMPVESMMWKNKF; encoded by the coding sequence ATGATATTGAGTGATAAGCGAATCCTGGAAGAAATAGAAAAAGGTACTATAAAAATCGAACCATACAATCGTGAAAAATTAGGGAGCAATAGTTATGATGTACATTTGAGTAAAAATTTGGCCCGCTATATAAATAAAGAATTGGATGCAAAAAAGCATAATGAAATTGATCATTTCGAAATTCCCGACGAGGGCTTTGTACTGCAACCACATGAATTTTATTTAGGTGTTACGGAAGAATATACTGAAACCCACGCCCATGTTCCTTTTTTGGAAGGTAAAAGCAGCACCGGTCGTTTGGGTATCGATATTCACGCAACTGCAGGAAAAGGAGATGTTGGTTTTTGCGGAAACTGGACCCTGGAAATTTCTGTTAAGCAACCGGTTCGTGTTTATAAAGGAATGCCTATCGGGCAATTAATTTATTTTCCTGTTGATGGCGAAATTGAAGTAAAGTATAATCAAAAGAAAAATGCTAAATACAGCGGTCAGCCAAATATGCCTGTTGAAAGTATGATGTGGAAGAATAAGTTTTAG
- the rpmF gene encoding 50S ribosomal protein L32: protein MPNPKRRHSQQRSAKRRTHYKASATTLTVDATTGETHVRHRAHVSEGKLYYKGKVVAEKAPLKA, encoded by the coding sequence ATGCCAAATCCGAAACGACGCCACTCGCAACAGCGCAGCGCCAAAAGAAGGACACATTATAAAGCATCAGCAACTACATTAACAGTAGATGCCACTACGGGTGAAACACACGTACGTCATCGTGCTCACGTGAGTGAAGGTAAATTGTACTACAAAGGAAAAGTAGTAGCAGAAAAAGCTCCTTTAAAAGCATAG
- a CDS encoding YceD family protein: MAKRRVFEIAFVGLKPGIHEFTYEVDDKFFAEIENKEFSNCHAAIKLELDKKSSFMLLKFEVGGKADVVCDRCGNLLTKDLWDEFNMLVKLVDNPEEMNEQEDDPDVFYISRTESHLYLNDWLYEFVTLSIPMQKMCSEDEMGGPQCNKEVLKKLKDMEAKTKDNTSNDVWKGLDKFRDN, from the coding sequence ATGGCAAAACGAAGAGTATTTGAAATCGCATTTGTAGGTTTAAAGCCTGGAATCCATGAGTTTACGTACGAAGTGGATGACAAGTTCTTTGCAGAAATTGAAAACAAAGAGTTTTCCAATTGTCACGCTGCTATTAAGCTTGAGCTCGACAAAAAGAGCAGTTTTATGCTGCTTAAATTTGAAGTGGGCGGAAAAGCCGATGTAGTTTGTGATCGTTGCGGAAACTTGCTTACTAAAGATCTTTGGGATGAATTTAATATGCTGGTAAAGCTGGTTGATAATCCTGAAGAAATGAACGAGCAGGAAGATGATCCCGATGTTTTCTATATTTCACGAACCGAAAGCCACCTTTATCTAAACGATTGGTTATACGAGTTTGTAACGCTTAGTATTCCCATGCAAAAAATGTGTAGTGAAGATGAAATGGGTGGACCACAATGCAACAAGGAAGTGTTGAAGAAGCTGAAAGACATGGAAGCAAAAACAAAAGACAATACTTCGAACGATGTGTGGAAAGGGTTAGATAAATTCAGAGACAACTAG
- the plsX gene encoding phosphate acyltransferase PlsX: protein MNISIDMMGGDHAPLEAVKGVALFLKEAANNVHLTLIGEENAIKELLTQHNIPAQNITVVNATQVIEMQEHPTKALREKQQSSIAIGFQLLASGKTEAFISAGNTGAMMVGALFSIKAIEGVSRPTIGAYMPRENGKLGLLLDAGINADCKPENLDQFAILGSLFAEHILGIEHPKVGLLNIGEEEGKGNLLAQATYPLLKENNLINFVGNIEGRDILLDKADVMVCEGFTGNVVLKMAESVFDIVQRRNIKDEHFDRFDFEAYGGVPVLGVAKPVIIGHGISHALAFKNMIITAQKMIEKDLLQKMKEVFISKTS, encoded by the coding sequence ATGAACATTAGCATTGATATGATGGGTGGCGATCATGCGCCACTGGAAGCAGTAAAAGGTGTTGCTCTTTTTTTGAAAGAAGCTGCAAACAATGTTCATCTTACACTTATCGGTGAAGAAAATGCGATAAAAGAATTATTGACTCAACATAACATCCCTGCTCAAAACATAACCGTTGTAAATGCTACACAGGTTATTGAAATGCAGGAGCATCCCACCAAAGCTTTAAGAGAAAAACAACAATCTTCCATCGCTATCGGGTTTCAATTATTAGCTTCCGGAAAAACGGAAGCATTCATCAGCGCAGGTAATACCGGGGCTATGATGGTAGGCGCTTTGTTCAGCATTAAGGCAATTGAAGGGGTGAGCCGCCCAACTATTGGAGCTTATATGCCAAGAGAAAATGGAAAGCTGGGCTTATTGCTGGATGCCGGCATCAATGCTGATTGCAAACCTGAGAACTTAGATCAATTTGCCATATTGGGTTCTTTATTTGCTGAACATATTTTGGGCATTGAGCATCCTAAAGTAGGCTTGCTGAATATTGGTGAGGAAGAAGGAAAAGGAAATTTATTGGCGCAAGCCACCTATCCTTTATTAAAAGAAAACAATCTCATCAACTTTGTTGGGAATATAGAAGGCAGGGATATTTTATTGGACAAGGCCGATGTAATGGTCTGTGAAGGCTTTACGGGAAATGTAGTATTGAAAATGGCTGAAAGCGTTTTTGATATTGTACAACGCAGAAATATAAAAGACGAACATTTTGACCGCTTTGATTTTGAAGCATATGGCGGCGTTCCTGTTTTGGGGGTAGCCAAGCCCGTTATCATAGGACATGGAATTTCTCATGCCCTGGCATTTAAAAACATGATCATTACTGCACAGAAAATGATCGAGAAAGATCTGCTGCAAAAAATGAAAGAAGTATTTATCTCCAAAACTTCCTGA
- a CDS encoding sensor histidine kinase, with product MFTQYLNWRTLLALVAITIVTGTIFYSNFLAKKIAFDERQKIEQWVDAVKDVNNASSATTNLSTRILVENSKEIPMIAVTEKDSILDHYNLDSSLVINKDYLENTLKEFKSLHEPIEWRNPLDTTQINRVYYGESSLLKQVRYYPIIQLIIVALFIIITLITISTRNKSTQNQVWAGMAKETAHQLGTPLSSLQGWVEMLKEIEGNEKIASEMSKDVDRLKLVSDRFGKIGSIPQLEPINITTQVENMVAYIKRRATDRVSFAINSNEKDIEANINAPLFDWVIENLLKNALDAMEGKGNITINIKNEAAETVIDVTDSGKGISKQNVSKVFKPGFTTKKRGWGLGLSLSKRIIEQYHKGELFVKHSEIGKGTTFRIILKK from the coding sequence ATGTTCACTCAATATTTAAACTGGCGTACATTATTAGCCCTTGTTGCAATAACTATTGTAACAGGTACTATATTTTATTCCAACTTCTTAGCAAAAAAAATTGCTTTTGATGAACGCCAGAAAATTGAACAGTGGGTAGATGCCGTTAAAGATGTAAATAATGCCAGCAGCGCTACCACTAATTTATCTACACGAATATTAGTGGAGAACAGCAAAGAGATTCCCATGATCGCTGTAACAGAAAAAGACAGCATACTTGATCACTATAATTTAGATTCTTCGCTCGTTATCAACAAAGATTATTTAGAAAATACGTTAAAGGAGTTCAAATCCTTACACGAACCTATAGAATGGAGAAATCCTTTAGACACCACGCAGATCAATCGTGTATATTACGGAGAATCTTCTTTGTTAAAACAGGTTCGCTACTACCCTATTATTCAATTGATCATTGTAGCCCTATTCATCATTATAACATTGATTACTATTTCCACAAGAAATAAATCTACTCAAAACCAGGTGTGGGCAGGCATGGCTAAAGAAACAGCACATCAATTAGGCACCCCACTTTCATCTTTACAAGGTTGGGTGGAAATGCTGAAAGAAATAGAAGGCAACGAAAAAATTGCTTCAGAAATGTCTAAAGATGTTGATCGCTTAAAATTAGTAAGTGATCGTTTTGGAAAGATCGGTAGCATTCCACAATTAGAGCCGATCAATATAACAACACAGGTTGAAAACATGGTTGCTTATATAAAACGTCGTGCAACCGATAGGGTTAGCTTTGCCATTAACAGCAATGAAAAAGATATTGAAGCAAACATTAATGCTCCTTTGTTTGACTGGGTGATTGAAAATTTATTGAAAAATGCATTAGACGCAATGGAAGGCAAAGGCAACATTACTATCAATATAAAAAATGAAGCCGCCGAAACTGTTATTGATGTGACCGATTCAGGCAAAGGCATCAGCAAACAAAATGTTTCTAAAGTTTTTAAGCCCGGCTTTACTACTAAAAAACGTGGCTGGGGATTAGGCTTATCCTTAAGCAAACGTATTATTGAACAATACCACAAAGGAGAATTGTTTGTAAAGCATTCTGAAATAGGTAAAGGGACTACGTTCAGGATCATTCTTAAAAAATAA
- a CDS encoding short-chain dehydrogenase codes for MTSEQIENFLSKHLLDNTEIRINFKSRNAVKGIFIQTNDFNELKSKNFWRIVGEQHIPEFKKTKDINLAKIFNGTEFTKLGLT; via the coding sequence ATGACAAGCGAACAAATTGAAAATTTTCTTTCCAAACATCTCCTTGACAATACAGAGATCAGAATAAATTTTAAATCACGTAATGCAGTCAAAGGAATATTTATTCAAACAAATGATTTCAACGAATTAAAGTCGAAAAATTTTTGGCGCATTGTAGGGGAACAACACATACCTGAATTTAAAAAAACCAAAGACATCAATCTTGCCAAAATATTTAACGGCACAGAGTTTACAAAACTGGGGTTAACTTAA
- a CDS encoding cold-shock protein, with the protein MGKSHETFGKKERENKRLQKIRDKKEKKEQRQSEAKSKNFEDMLAYVDENGNISATPPKFPRAKVNAEDITIGVPTQTEREAEAMRTGVITFFNQAKGFGFIKDQQTQQSIFVHASALQNMVQENDKVSFEVEKGPKGLSAVQVKKI; encoded by the coding sequence ATGGGAAAATCTCACGAAACATTTGGCAAGAAAGAAAGAGAAAACAAACGGCTTCAAAAGATAAGAGATAAAAAGGAAAAGAAAGAGCAAAGACAGTCTGAAGCAAAGTCAAAAAACTTTGAAGATATGCTTGCCTATGTTGATGAGAATGGAAATATTTCAGCAACACCTCCCAAATTTCCTCGTGCTAAGGTAAATGCAGAAGATATTACGATTGGTGTTCCCACCCAAACTGAAAGAGAGGCTGAAGCCATGAGAACAGGCGTGATCACCTTCTTTAACCAGGCTAAAGGCTTTGGCTTTATTAAAGACCAACAAACACAACAAAGCATTTTTGTTCATGCCAGTGCCCTACAGAATATGGTACAGGAAAATGATAAAGTTAGTTTTGAAGTAGAGAAAGGCCCGAAAGGATTGAGTGCTGTGCAAGTAAAAAAGATATAA
- a CDS encoding DUF2130 domain-containing protein, translated as MANEIKCPHCGNVFDVEDVLAADIEKKYQQKYQDELKQSLNKVEADKKKLETEQVQFEEKKKRENEIFAQKLQQEKQKMELELQEQLKSKIAADYEGKLKLVEENNRQNEEKLKAARQKEIEFLQKEQQMKNKEAELEITLQKKLQEERTNITEQIRKQETEKNLLKENEFQLKLREMEKQLDDQKKLAEEMKRRAEQGSMQLQGEVQEIILEELLKTNFPFDEITEVGKGVRGADCIQHIRNNTGQACGKIIFESKRTKDFALDWVEKLKVDMRNSSADIAVIVTQAMPKDMERFGEKNGVYICTFTEVIALVNVLRNSIIRFYAATKSQENKGEKMNMLYSYLTSHEFAEQWNAIREGFMSMKLSIQKERDAMEKLWKAREKQLEKVLLNAAHIRGSVEGIAGSDSVDLNLLDSTETNLLDS; from the coding sequence ATGGCAAACGAAATAAAATGTCCTCATTGCGGAAATGTATTTGATGTGGAAGATGTATTGGCAGCAGACATCGAAAAAAAATATCAGCAAAAATACCAGGATGAATTAAAGCAATCACTTAATAAAGTAGAAGCCGACAAGAAAAAGCTGGAGACCGAACAAGTTCAATTTGAAGAAAAAAAGAAAAGAGAAAACGAAATTTTTGCACAAAAGCTTCAGCAGGAAAAACAAAAGATGGAGTTAGAACTCCAGGAACAACTAAAAAGCAAGATCGCAGCAGATTATGAAGGCAAATTGAAACTGGTAGAAGAAAACAATCGCCAAAACGAAGAAAAATTAAAAGCAGCAAGACAAAAAGAAATAGAGTTTCTTCAAAAAGAACAGCAGATGAAAAATAAGGAAGCTGAACTTGAAATAACCTTACAAAAGAAATTACAGGAAGAACGAACGAACATTACTGAGCAAATAAGAAAACAGGAAACGGAAAAAAACCTGTTGAAAGAAAATGAATTTCAGCTGAAGCTGCGGGAAATGGAGAAGCAACTGGATGATCAGAAAAAACTGGCGGAAGAAATGAAACGCAGGGCAGAACAAGGCTCTATGCAATTGCAAGGAGAAGTACAGGAAATAATTTTAGAAGAATTATTAAAAACAAATTTTCCGTTTGATGAAATTACGGAAGTAGGTAAAGGCGTACGTGGTGCCGATTGCATACAACATATTCGAAACAACACCGGGCAAGCGTGCGGTAAGATTATTTTTGAAAGCAAGCGTACCAAAGATTTTGCATTAGACTGGGTTGAGAAACTAAAAGTTGATATGCGCAACAGCAGTGCTGACATTGCCGTAATTGTTACGCAAGCTATGCCTAAGGATATGGAACGCTTTGGAGAAAAAAATGGTGTTTATATCTGCACATTCACAGAAGTTATTGCATTAGTAAACGTGTTACGCAACAGTATTATCCGGTTTTATGCGGCAACAAAATCGCAGGAAAATAAAGGAGAAAAAATGAATATGCTTTACTCCTATTTAACCAGTCACGAATTTGCGGAACAATGGAATGCAATACGGGAAGGTTTTATGTCCATGAAATTATCTATTCAAAAAGAAAGAGATGCCATGGAAAAACTCTGGAAAGCAAGAGAAAAACAGTTGGAAAAAGTTTTATTGAATGCAGCACATATCAGGGGTTCGGTAGAAGGTATTGCAGGAAGCGATAGTGTTGATCTGAATTTATTGGACTCAACCGAAACCAATTTATTAGACAGTTAA
- a CDS encoding DUF3810 domain-containing protein, with amino-acid sequence MAVMQTRKKSLIILGLIVLSLFVHFAFNNSFFVETAYSTGFYPHLARLLRFFFGWLPFSIGDILYGVIAVCLVVKVVKAVIKIFKKEMNWAWMKCGAYKMVVWILFIYIIFNVLWGINYNRLGIAYQLGLDTKRYTAKDLAAVDSLLLQKVNENKSTLIQIHQTEINKKEIFKRSDEAYKNAAIQFPFLTYQTNAVKSSLWGWLGNYLGFMGYYDPFTGEAQVNTTVPYFLQPYTTCHEMAHQVGYAREDEANFVGYLAAAASSDTLFHYSVYLDLFLTTNRNLYIVDSVAAKSFAKQLSPAVKEDIKQWRTFAEAHQNPVEPIIRWMYGKYLQSNKQPAGNLTYDEVTGLLVAYYKKYGKL; translated from the coding sequence ATGGCAGTTATGCAAACCCGGAAAAAATCTCTGATCATATTAGGATTAATTGTTCTGTCTCTATTCGTTCATTTTGCGTTTAATAACAGCTTTTTCGTCGAAACTGCTTATTCAACAGGTTTTTATCCGCACCTTGCCCGTCTATTACGATTTTTTTTCGGCTGGCTTCCTTTTAGTATCGGCGATATTTTATATGGAGTAATAGCTGTTTGTTTAGTAGTAAAGGTCGTTAAAGCAGTTATCAAAATATTTAAAAAAGAAATGAATTGGGCATGGATGAAATGTGGTGCCTATAAAATGGTTGTTTGGATATTATTCATTTACATCATTTTTAATGTTTTATGGGGAATAAACTATAACAGGTTAGGGATTGCTTATCAACTTGGATTAGATACAAAAAGATACACCGCTAAAGACCTGGCAGCAGTAGATTCTTTATTACTGCAAAAAGTAAATGAAAATAAATCGACATTGATTCAAATTCATCAAACAGAAATAAACAAAAAAGAGATATTTAAAAGATCGGATGAAGCATACAAAAACGCTGCAATACAATTTCCTTTTCTTACCTATCAAACCAATGCTGTAAAATCATCTTTGTGGGGATGGTTGGGCAATTATTTAGGCTTCATGGGATATTATGACCCATTCACCGGAGAAGCACAGGTAAATACAACTGTTCCGTATTTTTTGCAACCTTATACAACCTGCCATGAAATGGCGCACCAGGTGGGATATGCAAGAGAAGATGAAGCTAATTTTGTGGGATACCTTGCAGCTGCTGCATCATCGGATACTTTGTTTCACTATTCTGTTTACCTGGATCTGTTTTTAACTACTAACAGAAATTTATATATCGTTGATTCCGTTGCTGCAAAAAGTTTTGCAAAGCAATTATCTCCTGCTGTAAAAGAAGACATTAAACAATGGAGAACTTTTGCAGAAGCGCATCAAAACCCTGTAGAGCCTATCATACGATGGATGTACGGGAAATATTTACAGAGCAACAAACAACCCGCCGGCAATTTAACCTACGATGAAGTAACAGGATTGTTGGTGGCATATTATAAAAAGTATGGAAAGCTCTAA
- a CDS encoding glycosyltransferase family 2 protein, producing the protein MNEMRLNDVEALTAAGTKDPAVAIVILNWNGKHFLQQFLPSVLATTYNNKRIIVADNASTDDSVSFLQQNFPSVEIIQNSSNEGFAKGYNTALKQVQSDYYVLLNSDVEVTPDWIEPIIELMKNDATIAVCQPKILSFANKNEFEYAGACGGWIDNLGYPFAVGRIFDAVEKDNGQYNAVRPCFWASGAAFFVKANVYHELNGLDDFLFAHQEEIDFCWRAQSAGYKIYVQPNSIVYHVGGGTLPTGNNRKVFLNFRNNLILLAKNLSFGNAVWKIPFRFLLDWLAAVMELLKGNGGYFIAVIKAHFHFISWRLFHKKRSVFTKINNRNLEGVYKGSIVWQYFIKKKSTFSEIVGNK; encoded by the coding sequence ATGAACGAAATGCGTCTCAATGATGTCGAAGCGCTTACTGCGGCTGGTACCAAAGATCCGGCTGTGGCCATTGTTATTTTAAACTGGAACGGGAAACATTTCCTGCAACAGTTTCTGCCGTCGGTGCTGGCAACTACTTATAATAACAAAAGGATCATTGTTGCGGATAATGCTTCTACAGATGATTCAGTTTCTTTCCTGCAACAAAATTTCCCCAGTGTAGAGATCATACAGAATAGCAGTAATGAAGGGTTTGCCAAAGGTTATAACACTGCATTAAAACAAGTGCAGAGTGATTATTATGTTTTGCTGAATAGTGACGTTGAAGTGACGCCGGATTGGATTGAACCTATTATTGAATTAATGAAGAATGATGCAACGATAGCAGTTTGCCAGCCGAAAATATTATCGTTTGCTAATAAAAATGAATTTGAATACGCCGGCGCTTGCGGCGGATGGATAGATAACTTAGGATACCCGTTTGCGGTAGGACGGATATTTGATGCCGTTGAAAAAGACAATGGACAATACAACGCAGTACGTCCTTGCTTTTGGGCAAGTGGGGCTGCATTTTTTGTAAAAGCAAATGTATATCATGAACTAAATGGATTGGATGATTTTTTATTTGCACACCAGGAAGAAATAGATTTTTGCTGGCGGGCGCAATCTGCAGGATATAAAATATACGTGCAACCTAATTCCATAGTATATCATGTTGGCGGCGGCACATTGCCAACCGGTAATAACCGAAAAGTGTTCTTGAATTTTAGAAACAATCTTATTTTATTAGCAAAGAATTTATCGTTTGGGAATGCTGTATGGAAAATTCCTTTTAGATTTTTGTTGGATTGGCTGGCCGCAGTAATGGAATTACTAAAAGGGAATGGGGGCTATTTTATTGCAGTTATTAAAGCGCATTTTCATTTTATCAGCTGGAGATTATTTCATAAAAAGCGATCGGTTTTTACCAAAATAAATAACAGGAATTTAGAAGGCGTTTATAAAGGCTCTATTGTATGGCAATATTTTATAAAAAAGAAGAGCACCTTTTCGGAAATTGTTGGTAACAAATAG